One Opitutia bacterium DNA segment encodes these proteins:
- a CDS encoding response regulator, whose translation MKILIADDLAQNRYMLEQLLTASGHRCVSVANGRDGLERLRAEGFDVVVSDILMPVMDGFQFCREVKSDTALRAVPFLFYTATYTGPADIEFGLQLGAAAYLIKPAEPEAILAALNNLAAPATTPPPPADPADYLAQYNARLVQKLESKMHELERANAELLRTNLALSEEVGRRRAAERSARAASALQHATLESTADGILAVDARGRIVAWNRSFAELWGLPATELPTTSFSSLVASLCAQAADPGACALAWRERASGGDSAGPETIWLADGRVFERLSRPLAGDDAGPGRVWTFRDVTERHQAEAHGRALQSQLFELQKMESLGVLAGGVAHDFNNILTAIIGQTSLALSQLDQPQQAQPALAAVLKASERATDLVRQILAFSRRQEPIRQVFAVTDIVTDALKLAGPTLPAGIQLSVDLAPDVPDVRVDATQMHQVLMNLVTNANHAMKGQGQIRVTARRATVAEDSAVEVRPGCYAILSVGDTGPGIEPRLQRRIFEPFFTTKPAGQGTGLGLAVVHGIVTSYGGHVEVRSSPGAGAEFLLYLPAADCDAKELKPAPAGALLLGAGQTILVAEDDRQVRDLVEAVLVKIGYHPVVCPSAEAALLKFSTAPGTFAALLTDLSMGGMSGISLARKVRQQRPRLPVVLMTGYLSFEEFDEEQPDKDFELLMKPCSPQSLSVALARALQAAP comes from the coding sequence ATGAAAATCCTCATCGCCGACGACCTGGCCCAGAACCGCTACATGCTCGAGCAACTGCTCACGGCATCGGGGCATCGCTGCGTATCCGTCGCGAACGGACGCGATGGACTCGAACGCCTGCGCGCGGAGGGCTTCGACGTCGTCGTCTCCGACATCCTCATGCCGGTGATGGATGGCTTCCAGTTCTGCCGCGAAGTGAAGTCCGACACCGCGCTGCGCGCCGTGCCGTTCCTTTTCTACACCGCGACCTACACCGGGCCGGCCGACATCGAGTTCGGCCTGCAACTCGGCGCCGCCGCCTACCTCATCAAGCCCGCCGAACCCGAGGCGATCCTCGCGGCGTTGAACAACCTCGCCGCGCCCGCCACCACCCCGCCGCCCCCGGCCGATCCCGCCGACTATCTCGCGCAATACAACGCCCGCCTCGTGCAGAAACTCGAGAGCAAGATGCACGAGCTCGAGCGCGCCAACGCCGAGCTGCTCCGCACCAACCTCGCGCTCAGCGAGGAAGTCGGCCGCCGCCGCGCCGCCGAGCGCAGCGCCCGCGCCGCGTCCGCATTGCAGCACGCCACGCTCGAAAGCACGGCGGACGGCATCCTCGCCGTCGACGCCCGCGGTCGCATCGTCGCGTGGAACCGGAGCTTCGCCGAACTGTGGGGATTGCCCGCCACGGAGCTGCCGACCACGTCGTTCTCCTCGCTCGTGGCGAGCTTGTGCGCGCAAGCCGCCGACCCGGGCGCCTGCGCGCTGGCCTGGCGCGAACGCGCCAGCGGCGGCGATTCCGCGGGCCCGGAAACGATCTGGCTCGCCGACGGCCGCGTCTTCGAACGGCTCTCCCGTCCGCTCGCCGGCGACGACGCCGGCCCGGGACGCGTGTGGACGTTCCGCGACGTCACCGAGCGGCATCAGGCCGAGGCGCACGGGCGCGCCCTCCAGTCGCAGCTGTTCGAACTCCAGAAAATGGAGTCGCTCGGCGTCCTCGCCGGCGGCGTGGCGCACGACTTCAACAACATCCTGACCGCGATCATCGGCCAGACGTCCCTCGCCCTCTCGCAGCTCGACCAGCCGCAGCAGGCCCAGCCGGCGCTCGCCGCCGTGCTGAAAGCGAGTGAGCGCGCCACGGATCTCGTGCGCCAGATCCTCGCCTTCTCGCGTCGGCAGGAACCGATCCGACAGGTCTTCGCGGTCACCGACATCGTCACCGACGCGCTGAAGCTCGCCGGTCCCACGCTTCCCGCCGGCATCCAGCTCTCCGTCGATCTCGCGCCCGACGTCCCCGACGTGCGCGTCGACGCCACGCAGATGCACCAGGTGCTGATGAACCTCGTCACGAACGCCAACCACGCGATGAAGGGCCAGGGGCAAATCCGCGTGACCGCGCGGCGCGCGACGGTGGCGGAGGATTCCGCGGTGGAGGTCCGGCCCGGTTGCTACGCGATCCTGTCGGTCGGCGACACGGGGCCGGGCATCGAACCGCGCCTGCAGCGCCGGATCTTCGAACCGTTTTTCACCACCAAGCCCGCCGGCCAGGGCACCGGCCTCGGCCTCGCGGTCGTGCACGGCATCGTCACGAGCTACGGCGGTCACGTCGAAGTGCGCAGCTCGCCGGGCGCGGGCGCGGAGTTCCTCCTCTACTTGCCGGCCGCGGATTGCGACGCGAAGGAACTCAAACCCGCGCCCGCGGGCGCGTTGCTGCTCGGCGCGGGGCAGACGATCCTCGTCGCGGAAGACGATCGGCAGGTCCGCGACCTCGTCGAGGCCGTGCTCGTGAAAATCGGCTACCATCCCGTGGTGTGCCCGTCCGCCGAGGCGGCGCTGCTGAAATTCTCCACCGCCCCCGGGACCTTTGCCGCGCTGCTGACGGATCTCTCGATGGGCGGCATGAGCGGCATCTCGCTCGCGCGCAAAGTGCGCCAGCAACGCCCGCGCCTGCCGGTCGTGCTCATGACCGGCTACCTGTCATTCGAGGAATTCGACGAGGAGCAGCCCGACAAGGATTTCGAGCTGCTCATGAAGCCGTGCTCGCCGCAATCGCTCAGCGTCGCGCTGGCCCGCGCGCTGCAGGCCGCGCCGTAG
- a CDS encoding polyprenyl synthetase family protein — protein sequence MTRRNAAFSSGAERALRAALHRHLPTSAGDERGLREALRQGADHPGKLVRGCAVLVAARHHGWPLRRAAQLAVAIEYFHTASLLLDDLPCMDDATVRRGRTCVHRLHGEATAILAALALINRAYALAHTALAAEPAAVRRRANALLDRALGVSGLVGGQALDLAFAGSTRSAAMVSRIAARKTGALFALAVLLPAELARPNRRERRALNALCVYWGQAYQIADDLADLSVERAAPEKTRGRDRQLARPNLGLALGAERAAARLVRLGHQAEQSWHTLEKLGPARWSHLRELNAALLQRHRCGVDLDYRAA from the coding sequence ATGACGCGCCGGAACGCCGCGTTCTCGTCCGGTGCGGAGCGCGCCCTGCGGGCGGCGCTGCATCGTCATCTCCCGACCTCGGCGGGCGACGAACGCGGGCTCCGCGAAGCGTTGCGGCAGGGCGCGGATCATCCGGGCAAACTCGTGCGCGGATGCGCGGTGCTCGTGGCGGCGCGCCACCACGGCTGGCCGCTCCGGCGCGCGGCGCAGCTCGCCGTCGCGATCGAGTATTTTCACACCGCTTCGCTGCTGCTCGACGACCTTCCCTGCATGGACGACGCGACGGTCCGCCGCGGCCGCACCTGCGTGCATCGTCTCCACGGCGAAGCCACCGCCATCCTTGCCGCGCTCGCGCTGATCAACCGCGCCTACGCGCTCGCGCACACCGCGCTGGCCGCCGAGCCCGCCGCGGTGCGCCGGCGCGCAAACGCGCTGCTCGACCGCGCGCTCGGCGTGAGCGGTCTCGTCGGCGGGCAAGCACTGGATCTGGCTTTCGCCGGCTCGACGCGCTCCGCCGCGATGGTCAGCCGAATTGCCGCGCGGAAAACCGGCGCGCTGTTCGCGCTCGCGGTGTTGCTGCCGGCCGAACTGGCGCGGCCCAATCGCCGCGAGCGCCGCGCGCTGAATGCGCTGTGCGTGTATTGGGGACAGGCCTATCAGATCGCCGACGATCTCGCCGACCTGTCCGTCGAGCGCGCCGCACCGGAAAAGACCCGCGGCCGCGACCGTCAACTCGCGCGCCCAAACCTCGGCCTCGCGCTCGGCGCCGAACGGGCTGCCGCGCGCCTGGTGCGGCTGGGCCATCAGGCGGAGCAGTCGTGGCACACGCTGGAGAAGCTCGGTCCGGCGCGTTGGAGCCATTTGAGAGAACTGAACGCGGCACTCCTGCAGCGGCACCGCTGCGGCGTGGACCTCGACTATCGCGCCGCTTGA
- a CDS encoding YceI family protein, translating into MKSRFLLLLAVALGASGLTAADHVVQFDPAQSTVDVTVKATVDSFTGKLAAYDLTGAADDSGRIVSARLAFHFRDVLTGKPKRDTAMHEWQHTDQFPDARFELTALTTASDGSSRASGKLTFHGVTRELSFPVTVAHAGATYAIDGEAPIDTREFGLPIIRMMGLLKVDPIVRVRFHFQGKLA; encoded by the coding sequence ATGAAATCGCGTTTTCTTCTCCTCCTCGCCGTCGCCCTCGGTGCGAGCGGACTGACCGCCGCCGACCACGTCGTCCAATTCGACCCCGCCCAGTCCACCGTCGATGTCACCGTCAAGGCCACCGTCGACTCGTTCACCGGCAAACTCGCCGCCTACGATCTCACGGGGGCCGCCGACGACAGCGGACGCATCGTTTCCGCACGACTGGCGTTTCACTTTCGCGATGTGCTCACGGGAAAACCGAAACGCGACACCGCGATGCACGAATGGCAGCACACCGACCAGTTTCCCGACGCCCGCTTCGAACTCACCGCGCTCACCACGGCGTCCGACGGTTCGTCGCGCGCCAGCGGCAAACTCACGTTTCACGGCGTGACGCGCGAGCTGAGCTTTCCCGTCACCGTCGCGCACGCGGGCGCCACCTACGCCATCGATGGCGAAGCGCCGATCGACACGCGCGAATTCGGCCTGCCGATCATCCGCATGATGGGCCTGCTCAAAGTCGATCCCATCGTCCGGGTGCGCTTCCACTTCCAGGGCAAACTCGCATGA
- a CDS encoding cbb3-type cytochrome c oxidase subunit II → MSAARLLKPHSWRGRIAFALVGAALLVARDAAADDWVARGREVYIREGCIHCHSQYVRPHAPLDIERWGPATPLEQLMQQRPPLPGNRRQGPDLANVGNRRTAEWNRLHLQAPRTISPGSRMPSYAHLFAGGSDSDGEALVAYLASLGADTIPERLAQRAAWRPTGTDAIDRTKAAGLFAQLCAHCHGETGRGNGPLAARLSVCPPDWSAGTWRHLAPGADVERELARIIKFGLPGSPMAGHEYLRDEEILGLARIVRSWQESRR, encoded by the coding sequence ATGAGCGCGGCACGACTCCTGAAACCACACTCGTGGCGCGGGCGCATCGCTTTCGCGCTCGTCGGCGCGGCGTTGCTGGTCGCGCGCGACGCGGCGGCTGATGACTGGGTCGCGCGCGGGCGCGAGGTCTACATTCGCGAGGGCTGCATCCATTGCCATTCGCAATACGTCCGGCCGCACGCGCCGCTCGACATCGAGCGCTGGGGACCGGCGACGCCGCTCGAACAGCTCATGCAACAGCGTCCGCCGCTGCCCGGCAATCGCCGCCAGGGCCCCGACCTCGCGAATGTCGGCAATCGCCGCACCGCCGAGTGGAACCGGCTGCACCTGCAGGCTCCGCGCACGATCTCGCCGGGCTCGCGCATGCCGTCCTACGCGCACCTGTTCGCCGGCGGCAGCGACTCCGACGGCGAAGCGCTGGTCGCCTACCTCGCTTCGCTCGGCGCGGACACGATTCCCGAACGGCTGGCGCAACGCGCCGCGTGGCGGCCGACGGGCACGGACGCGATCGATCGCACGAAGGCGGCCGGGCTGTTCGCGCAACTGTGCGCGCATTGCCACGGCGAGACGGGCCGCGGCAACGGTCCGCTCGCCGCGCGACTCAGCGTGTGTCCGCCGGATTGGAGCGCCGGCACGTGGCGGCATCTCGCGCCTGGCGCCGATGTGGAACGGGAGCTCGCCCGCATCATCAAGTTCGGCCTGCCCGGTTCGCCGATGGCGGGACACGAGTATCTGCGCGACGAGGAGATTCTCGGGCTCGCTCGCATCGTGCGTTCGTGGCAGGAAAGCCGGCGCTGA
- a CDS encoding response regulator — protein MKPRVLLVEDNPANVYLATFLLEQHGFLVDLARNGVECLARVRAGPPPAVVLMDLQMPIMDGYETARELLADPETARLPLVAVTAYAMAGDREKALAIGFRDYIEKPFDPLTFAARVATHLPSPA, from the coding sequence GTGAAACCCCGCGTGCTCCTCGTCGAAGACAACCCCGCGAACGTCTACCTCGCGACGTTCCTGCTGGAGCAACACGGCTTCCTCGTCGACCTCGCCCGCAACGGCGTCGAGTGCCTCGCGCGCGTGCGCGCCGGTCCGCCGCCCGCCGTCGTGCTCATGGATCTGCAGATGCCGATCATGGATGGCTACGAGACCGCGCGCGAACTGCTCGCCGATCCGGAGACCGCCCGCCTGCCGCTCGTCGCCGTGACTGCCTACGCCATGGCCGGCGACCGCGAGAAGGCCCTCGCGATCGGCTTCCGCGATTACATCGAGAAACCTTTCGACCCGCTCACCTTCGCGGCGCGCGTCGCGACTCACCTGCCCTCCCCCGCATGA